The region GGCGTCCTCGCCGCGCATCTGCCGCGCGGAGGTCATGGACAGGCGCAGGCGCACGTCGGGACACGCGCGATAGAAACGCTCCAGATTGGGCACCAGCCAGCGCATGGCGAAGGTGGCGCTGCAGGCGACATGCAGCCCCGGATCGCGGGCCTGGCGCAAGACCCGTGCATAGCCGGTTTCCAGTTCGTCGAAGCTGCGCCGCGCCAGGTCGTACAGCGCCCGGCCCGCATCGTTCAACTGCAGCCCCGTGCCGGCCTTGTCGAACAAGGGGGCGCCGACGTGCTCCTGCAACAAACGCAATTGCCGGCTGAGCGCGCCATGGGTGCGATACAGCTCGGCCGCGGCACGCGTGACCGAACCATTGCGGGCGATGGCTTCGAAGGCGCGCAGGGCGGATAGAGGAGGGAGGTTGCGCATGGGGGGCCGGCCAGATTCGACCTATTCGTTAAAAAAACTGACGATAGCAGCAAAATTACTGCCTGTTCATGACATTGGCGGCGCCCGTAGGATGCGAAGCAACAGGGTTGAGTGCTGAAGATTCCGGGACAGGCAGACTTTCAGGTCCTTTCCGGGACAGCGCTTCAGACCGACAGTTTTTTTATCACTCAATGAAGAGAGTCCGTCATGGATGACGCCCGCTGGATCGCCGTTGACCAATATTTCGAACGCACGCTAGGCCTCTCGGATCGCACCTTGGAAAAGACCCTGGCCGCGTCGCGCGCGGCCGGGCTGCCGGAGCAGGAAGTGGCGCCCAACCAGGCCCGCATGCTGCAGCTGTTCGCGCAGATGTGCGGCGCCCGCCGGATGCTGGAGATAGGTACCTTGGGCGGCTATAGCGCCATCTGCCTGGCGCGTGTGTTGCCGGCCGGCGGTGAGCTGGTGACCCTGGAAGCCAATGCCGATCACGCCCGCGTGGCGGCCGACAACATCGCCAAGGCGGGTCTGGCCGACCGCGTCCGCATCCTGGTGGGCGATGCCCGCGTCTCCCTGGCGCGGCTGCGCGAGGAAGGCGGCGATCCCATCGACTTCGCCTTCATCGACGCCGACAAGGCATCGAATCCGATTTATCTGGAAGGGGTGCTGGCCTTGTCCCGGCCCGGCACCGTGATCGTGGGCGACAACATCATCCGCGCGGGCCGCATCGTCGATCCCACTGCGCGTGACGATGCCGACGTGCGGGGTGTCTTCGAGTTCTTCGAGCGGATGGGCGCGGACCGGCGGATATCCGCGACGGCCTTGCAGACCGTTGGCGAGAAAGGCTGGGACGGCTTCGCCCTGGCCCGGGTGCTTTGAGATAGCGCCGCTGGCGCGCGCCGGGGCGAGCCGCAGCCGCAGCAGCCGCCGCCACCGGGCGTTGCTGTCTCCATGAACAAAAAAAGGGCGGCCGCGGCCGCCCTTTAACCTTCAATTCCCCATCAATCAATGATGGTGATGGTCGTCGTGATGACCGTGGTCATCATGATGCCCATGGTCGTAATGCCGCGGCGGCGGGGGCGGCGGACGGCGATAGTGGTCGTGGCCCCAGTAGCCACCACCGCGATACACCACCGGAGGCGGTGCGCGATAGACGGGCGCGGGCGCCACGACGACCGGCGGCGCGGCGTAGCCATAGGCCGGCACGCCAATGCCAAGGTTCACGCTGACCTCGGCGTGGGCGGCGCTGGCCGCGGTCAGTGCCGCGGCGCTCAGCAACAACGTCAAAGTAGTTCGTTTCATACCTGTACTCCCTTTATTCCGACGCTAGACGCTTAGCCCTTGGCCGGCGTCTTGGCCTTCTCCGGCTTCTTGTTGTGCACCACGCGGCGGTTTTCGCCCTGGCTGAAGATCTTGTCGGCGTTCTTCTTCTGCTCGTCGTTCAGGCTGTTGTAGAGGGGCGTGAAGACAGCGGCCAGCTTCTTGACGCCATCCGAGTTGGCTTGCGTGAATTCAGCATAGGAATTCAGGTCGTCCAGGGCGGTCATGGACGTGTTCGCGTTGCGCTTCTCGACCAGCGCGTCGATCTGGTCGGCGTTGTCACGCATCGTCTGCGCCACGGTGTCCCACTGAGCTTCCTGGGCGGACGTGATCTTGAGCTGGTCATGCAGGCTCTTGATGTGCTTTTCAACGCGATCGTTGGCCTTGTGCGGGGCGGCGGCTGTCTTGGCGTTGGCGGGCGCGGTCGTCATGGCGGCCGGCGCGGCGGGGTTGGCCGGCCCGGTTGCCGTCTGTGCGAAGGCCGGTGCGCCGGCCAGGGCGGCGGCGGTCCAGAGAGCGGCGTGCAGCGCGATGCGTGAATTCATGGTTGTTCTCCTAGCGATTGCCTGGCCCGGCCTCGTGGCTCGGGTGGTGGCGAGAATACGCAGGGGACAGACCGCGAACTGCATGCGTTCTTTTCAATCGTGATGAATCGTACTGTCAGCTTGGGCTCAGCGCGCCTGCTGCCAGGGAAAATACGCAGCATCGAGAAGCGCATCGAGCGCGTTGATTTTTCAATCGCTTACGCTTTCCGTGGGCGGCGGCGCCGCGATGCCGGCCTCCGCGCACAGCTCCCGCAGTATCCGCACCAGCGATTCCTCGGCCTGCAAGGTAAATTCGCGGCGGCGCCGGATCAGGCTGACGGGCGGCAAGGTCCAGTCGAAATGCCACGGCACGATGGTGATGTTGCCGTCGCGGCTGAGATCGGTGGCGATTTCTTCCGGAACGATGGACAGGAGGCTGTCGTGATGCGCCATCAGGCCGGTGATCACGTCCATGGAATACGTTTCGATCATGGGTGCCGGCGGCCGCGCGCCGGCCCGGGCGAACAGTTCGCTGACCATATTGCCGATGGGCGTCAGGGGCGAGGGCAGGATCCAGTTCATTTCGGCCAGCGCCGCCCAGTCCGGCGGCCGCTTTGCCATGCTTTGCGCCAAGCGCCGGTTGGTGATCAGCGCCGGACGTTGCGGATAGAGCACTTCGTGCTGCAATTCGTCCATGCCTTTCATGACGGCCGCGCGGCCGATCACGCAATCCAGTTCATGGGCGCGCAGGCGGTCCAGCAACTGGTCGGTGGTGGCGCGCTGCAGGCTGATGGTGATGCGATGCCTTTCGTACAGGCGTTCGACCATGGGAACCAGCACCCGCGCTGATATGTACGGCACCGCGCCCACATGCAGATGCGCGCTATGGCCCCCACGCACGGCTTCCATCTCGTCGGCCCAGCGGTCGACGTCCTGCAGCATGTGGCGCGCACGCACGATGGCACGTTCGCCCAAGGGCGTCGGGCGCAGGCCGCGGGGCGTACGCAGGAACAGCGGCGCGTCGAACACGGCTTCGATTTCGCTCAAGGCCTTGGTGGCGGCCGGCTGACTGATACCCATTTCTTCCGCGACGCGGGTCAGGGATTCCCGTTCGGCGATGTGTATCAGCAGCGCCAGATGGCGTAATTTCAAACGCGAGACCAGGCGCGCGGCGGAGGAGGTCTGGGGCAGGGGAGCAGGCATAGAGTCGTGGCATAACCAAGTGTTTATGGCGGCATTATAAAAAACCCGTAACGGGTTATTTCGGCCGACCTATACTTTCTTCCATTCTGATCGTCTCCAGGCGCAGCCATGTCCCCAACCTTCACCACTCGTCCTGAAATCCGCGGCACGTTTGGCGTGGTGTCTTCCACGCACTGGCTGGCCAGCCAGGTCGCCATGAGTGTGCTGGAGCGCGGCGGCAATGCCTACGACGCGGCCGCCGCGGGCGGTTTCATGTTGCAGGTCGTCGAGCCCCATCTGAACGGTCCTGGCGGTGAAGTGCCCATCCTGTTCTGGAGCGAACGCGACAAGCGTATGCAGGCCCTGTGCGGCCAGGGCGGCGCGCCCGCGCTGGCCACGCCGGCCTATTTCCGGGCGATGGGCCTGGACATGGTGCCGGGCATCGGCCTGCTGCCGGCGACCGTGCCGGGGGCTTTCGGCGCCTGGCTGACCCTGCTGCGCGATCACGGCACGTGGGAGCTGGCCGACGTGCTGCGTCCCGCCATCGACTATGCGCGCAACGGCTTTCCGCTGGTGCCGCGCATTCCGCAGGCGATTTTCGCGGTGCAGGACCTGTTCCGCCAGGAGTGGACCAGTTCGGCGGCCGTCTGGATGCCCGATGGCAAAGTCCCGCATCCGGACCGCCTGTTCCGCACGCCGGGCATCGCCGCTACCTATACGCGCGTGCTGGAGGAAGCCAGCCGCGCCGGCGACCGCCGCGCCCGCATCGACGCCGCCCATGAGGCCTGGTACCGCGGCTTCGTGGCGCGCGCCATCGACGATTACTACCGCAATACCGCCATCCGCGATACCACCGGCGAACGCAACAAGGGCCTGCTGCGCCTGGACGACCTGGCCGATTGGCGCGCCGAGTACGACACGCCCGTGACCACGGACATTGGCCGCTATACCGTGGCCAAGTGCGGACCCTGGTCGCAGGGTACGGTGCTGCTGCAACAGCTGGCCATGGCGCGCCATCTGGGCCTGGAAGGCGTGGCGCCCGATTCCACCGAGTTCGTGCACCGCATCGCCGAAGCCGCCAAGCTGGCCTTCGCCGACCGCCTGGCCTGGTATGGGGATCCCAAAGCCGTCGACGTGCCGATGGCGGGCCTGCTTTCGGACGAATACGCCAAGGCGCGCGCGGCGCTCATCACGGGCCAGTCCAGCAAGGTGCTGGACCCCGGCCATCCTTTGGGCCGCGTGCCCCGCCTGCCGGATCTGGAAGCCGCGGCGCGCACCCTGGCCAAGGCCGATACCCGCTTCGGCGTGGGCGAGCCCACCTTCGCGCAGCTGCCGCCCGTGCAGGAGTGGGCGGCGCGTGAAATCTTCGTGGGCGATACCTGCCATATCGACGTGATCGATCGCGATGGCAATATGGTGGCCGCGACCCCGTCGGGCGGCTGGCTGTCGTCCAGCCCGGTGATACCGGAACTGGGGTTCTCGCTGACCACGCGCCTGCAGATGACGTGGCTCGACGAGGACCTGCCTGGCACCTTGCGTCCCGGCATGCGCCCCAACACCACGCTGTCGCCGGGCATGGCCCTGCGCGATGGCGAACCTTATATGGCGTTCGGCACGCCGGGTGGCGACCAGCAAGACCAGTGGACGGCGCCGTTCTTCCTGCGCCATGCGCTGCACGGCATGAACCTGCAGGAGGCCATCGACGCGCCGTCCTGGCACGTCGACCATTTCCCGGGATCGTTCTGGCCGCGCTCGACCACGCTCAACCGCATTACCGTGGAAGGCCGCATGCCGGCCGCCACCCAGGAAGGGCTGCGCAAGGCGGGGCACGAGGTCAAGGTCGGCGCCGATTGGTCCGAAGGCCGCATCAGCGCCTGCACCCGTGAACCGGAAGCGGGCGGCGGCTTGCAGTTGCGCGCGGGCGCCAATCCCCGCGGGATGCAGAGTTACGCCGTGGGGCGTTGACAGATAGTTCGGTGCTCGACCCTCGGGTCGGGTGTCCTTTTTCCGCCGGCATACGTACCGGTTTTCATGACCAGGGGATCTTTATGACTTCGTTCAAACGCATACTTGGCGGCGCCCTAGCCGCATTGGCGCTCGCGCCCGCGCTGGCTTCCGCTGCTTATCCCGAGAAGCCCATCACGCTGGTGGTGCCGTGGGCCGCCGGCGGTTCCACCGACATCCTGGCGCGTCTGCTGTCGCAGCACATGACGACCTCGCTGGGCCAATCGGTGATCGTCGAAAACCGTTCCGGCGCGTCCGGCAACATCGGTTCGGCCTACGTGGCCCGCGCCAAGCCGGACGGCTACACGCTGCTGGTGGGCTCGATGAGCACGCACACCATGAACCAGGCGCTGTACGCCACGATGCCCTTCGACGGCGTCAAGGACTTCACGCCGCTCGCCGAGCTGGCGCTGGTCACCAACACCATGGTGATCAACCCTGAATTGCCGGTGAAGACCGTGGCTGAATTCATCGACTACGCCAAGACGCACCCGCTGGCTTATGCGTCGGCCGGCGCGGGCTCG is a window of Bordetella sp. N DNA encoding:
- a CDS encoding gamma-glutamyltransferase family protein is translated as MSPTFTTRPEIRGTFGVVSSTHWLASQVAMSVLERGGNAYDAAAAGGFMLQVVEPHLNGPGGEVPILFWSERDKRMQALCGQGGAPALATPAYFRAMGLDMVPGIGLLPATVPGAFGAWLTLLRDHGTWELADVLRPAIDYARNGFPLVPRIPQAIFAVQDLFRQEWTSSAAVWMPDGKVPHPDRLFRTPGIAATYTRVLEEASRAGDRRARIDAAHEAWYRGFVARAIDDYYRNTAIRDTTGERNKGLLRLDDLADWRAEYDTPVTTDIGRYTVAKCGPWSQGTVLLQQLAMARHLGLEGVAPDSTEFVHRIAEAAKLAFADRLAWYGDPKAVDVPMAGLLSDEYAKARAALITGQSSKVLDPGHPLGRVPRLPDLEAAARTLAKADTRFGVGEPTFAQLPPVQEWAAREIFVGDTCHIDVIDRDGNMVAATPSGGWLSSSPVIPELGFSLTTRLQMTWLDEDLPGTLRPGMRPNTTLSPGMALRDGEPYMAFGTPGGDQQDQWTAPFFLRHALHGMNLQEAIDAPSWHVDHFPGSFWPRSTTLNRITVEGRMPAATQEGLRKAGHEVKVGADWSEGRISACTREPEAGGGLQLRAGANPRGMQSYAVGR
- a CDS encoding O-methyltransferase, with translation MDDARWIAVDQYFERTLGLSDRTLEKTLAASRAAGLPEQEVAPNQARMLQLFAQMCGARRMLEIGTLGGYSAICLARVLPAGGELVTLEANADHARVAADNIAKAGLADRVRILVGDARVSLARLREEGGDPIDFAFIDADKASNPIYLEGVLALSRPGTVIVGDNIIRAGRIVDPTARDDADVRGVFEFFERMGADRRISATALQTVGEKGWDGFALARVL
- a CDS encoding LysR family transcriptional regulator — encoded protein: MPAPLPQTSSAARLVSRLKLRHLALLIHIAERESLTRVAEEMGISQPAATKALSEIEAVFDAPLFLRTPRGLRPTPLGERAIVRARHMLQDVDRWADEMEAVRGGHSAHLHVGAVPYISARVLVPMVERLYERHRITISLQRATTDQLLDRLRAHELDCVIGRAAVMKGMDELQHEVLYPQRPALITNRRLAQSMAKRPPDWAALAEMNWILPSPLTPIGNMVSELFARAGARPPAPMIETYSMDVITGLMAHHDSLLSIVPEEIATDLSRDGNITIVPWHFDWTLPPVSLIRRRREFTLQAEESLVRILRELCAEAGIAAPPPTESVSD
- a CDS encoding Spy/CpxP family protein refolding chaperone, whose amino-acid sequence is MNSRIALHAALWTAAALAGAPAFAQTATGPANPAAPAAMTTAPANAKTAAAPHKANDRVEKHIKSLHDQLKITSAQEAQWDTVAQTMRDNADQIDALVEKRNANTSMTALDDLNSYAEFTQANSDGVKKLAAVFTPLYNSLNDEQKKNADKIFSQGENRRVVHNKKPEKAKTPAKG